The following DNA comes from Ictalurus punctatus breed USDA103 chromosome 19, Coco_2.0, whole genome shotgun sequence.
AATGATGTCATGGGCATGATTGTGTTCTAGGAACTCCCACAGAGTAGAGGCTTGCGTATGACGGAGAGACTGGATTGTCTTTTTTGTCGCATTTTGTTGCAGGCTGCAGAGATCACAAATCTTTTCAAGATCGAGGTGGAAGGACGCTCTCGGTGTTTAGAATGTGAGAACGTACACCGTGTCCCCACCTTCTTCCTCCGCTTGCCACTACATCTGCATGACGGCGAGAACACCTTGGTGAGGAAAGCttgattcttaaaaaaaaaaaaaaaaaaactttagggTTCAGTGGACACATTTGTTGAAATATTACCCTTTTGGTGCCACTAATCATCATCCAGTTTTAACTGGTTGCAGTTAAAGTTGCATTTGTCAGTGCAAAAGCAAACATGGATAGTAGTGATTGAGATTTTATAGAGGCCTCGTTGTGTGTAAATGCATTGCAGCGACTGTTAAAGCTAATTTCACTCATTTAACTAATTTCATAAGACACCACAGTCTCTGCCTTAAGATTTATTTCCCCGAGTCCCTTCTACCATACCTTACGACAGCAAGAACAGCTGGTCTCCCTGAGGTGCACTGGGTATAAATACAGTCTATTCTATGGCGTTAATAAACAATTtcgcaaacaaacacaatctgctTTGCAAAGGAAAACTCGACTCGCAAACAAACAGGAAGCAATTTTTATCACAAATGCGTCGGCcagattttctcacaaatgcaGCTAAGAAACTTCCTCTTCCAACGTCCAAACCAACTAACTACATACTATTCTATCTCACCCACAATGAAGActatattacccacaatgcactatCAACTACTTGCTGATAGTGGCGGCGTTGGAATTTAACCCTTACGTCAAGCaactctacctaaagagagcgatgcttTAGTACTTTAGTCTATCCTGTTCTCTCACCTCTGTACATATTGTTCAAATAGATAAAGCTCTGAAGCTTTAGTTTTCGTGCTAATAGTGCCAACAACGGCATCGTGCTTATTGTTTCGTGaatcccatccattttctaGACCGCTTATCAGGGTTGCGGGAgagcccggagcctatcccagggaactcggggcacaaggatggggtgccaacccattgcagggcacaattcacacactacagacgatttggaaatgccaatcaacctaaaatatgtctttggactgggggaggaaactctCAAAGCATGgggaaactccacacacacaaacacccaggGTGGAttcaggattcaaacccccaacctcagaggtgtgaggcaaacatgctaaccactaagccactgtgccccacTTATAATTTTATAGATAGTGAAATAACCAAGCATAGTTGAGTCTGTGCTGTACTCCAGCGTAACTGTATTGAACATTGCTTGAAAATGCGAGTGagagaaaagattttttttttttctgagcacAAACTTGTGTTTGAAATCACTACATTTTTTCCTATTATTAAACACCGTTGTAACCTCCCTAGCCAGCCCCAGACACCCGCCatcttctcacaggaataatgaaaatataggACCAagcaacaaattagcaccagaatcgcTAAACGCACCACAAATATGTTgatgttttaaacatgttttccGGGTagagttttcctttaaatacaaaaaaaaatgttcagattTGTGCAGCTGAATTCCCCACATTTGGAAGCAAAAGCTTCTGTACTCTATACTGTATCCATGTTACTTTACTTGTACAGCTGACTCATTAGCATACAAACTCCTCAGCGCTCATTAAGTTAATGCTATTTTCTTTCCCAGGAGGactgtttaaaaatgttctttGAGTCGCAGAAGTTGGAAGGCAGTGAAGCGTTTTACTGTGTCAGATGTGAAAGGAAGACGCCAACTGATCAGGTCTTAcaatttgatgatgatgatgatgatgattcttgttgttgttgttgttgttgtgatttttattgtttgtttcatAGGGGCAGAAGCTTGTTTCACTGCCATCTATCCTATGCATTCACCTAAAGAGGTTCAGAAGCAACAGAGACTTTACCAAAAAGCTGAACACCAAAGTCAGTTTCCCTGAAACTATTAACATGGCTGAAATGTTACCTGAGGAACGTTCCAAAGCGGTAAAGTTTGCGAAGTCGTTTATCTCGTGGATTAAAGGTTGAAAATACCTTCAGCTCTGTATTACAATCGTATAAATGTTGCCTGTCTTTTCATAGTCGGAGAGCATGTACAGACTATATGCAGTCATAGTTCATTCTGGGACGGCCATGACGGGGCACTACACGGCATACATCTATTCCAAGGAAAGCAAGTGGTGTTATGTTGATGACAGCAACGTGACACAAGTGAGACAAGTTCAATTTGAATTAACCTGGTAGCAATGTATTTAAATACTGCTATTTACACTCACTGactactttattaggaattgctcattcatgcagttatccagtcagccaagcATGTGGCAGCCAATCAGTGCATGGAATCATgccgatacaggtcaagagcttcagttacacgttcacatcaaacatcaaaaagaggagaaaataaGTGATCTGAGTGACTCtgatcgtggcatggttgttggcaCGAgtgtgagtatttcagaaacggctgatctcctgggaatttctcacacagcagtctctagagtttacacagaatggtggaaaaaacaaaaaacatcgaTGTGAGCAGCGGGACTATGAGCGGAAATGACTTGAGATGTTGATGAGAGAAATCAAACGaggacaggaagtctacagtaacttaaataaacacacatgacAGGGTTCCCGTGTGGCGCGACAAAAAAGCGTTCGCCATATCATCTGGAGATTGATGATTTTGTAGTCCCACGCTGGATCCCAATTCGCCTACAATCCGTCCTAATGGTATCCGAGATTAGCGTTAGTGTGTCCAAAATCATTGTAGGTTGAAATGAGTTTCACAACTCCTTGCgcgagggagggaggaggagttaTGTGACGGTTTGCATCGCCGAATTCAACCTGCAAACATGGCGGACGAGTGTAACGCATTTAGAGagctgtaaatgaaatgtggacaAATAAATCAAAGGGATGGTAAATTAAATGATGTAGTATAAACTATATAAAGAATCccgaatgaagaaaagctgaaatggaacgaggagtttgtttacagcGATCGTACGTGTAACTAGGCAACGATGTTCTCTTCCGTTACATGACGAGTTGGTATGTCCTAGTACTTGCATACGCATTTGCTCTACACTCacaaatttgtacattttcatcacaaaaagagtacatactatTAGTGAATAGTATAAGTAAGCAAACTGGGATGCAGCACAAGAGAACAAAACTGGCCATGTTATcagatggcatactctctctcccctatcaagcacagcgacactagccatcTCATttgcatctgtgagctcatgtgtgcggaatagcactttcctctgagtggATTACACCCCCACATGACGCTGCATGAGCAGCAGTATTACATGATAGCCTTCGCCCTCCCTGGTTGGTCGCTGTCATGTGATAGGGAAGAGTTGCCTAATGGATGGAAcgaaattagggagaaaatccACAAAATACATCAAATTAAATACTGTTTTTTACACTcattacaaccgtggtgagcagaaaagcatctcagaacctactgcatgaatgagccggggtacaggtgttcttattaaagttGTCAGTGAGTGTATAGCACTGAAGCTTTAACATCTGGAACATAATTTGTTTATGCTGTTTGTAGGTCTGCTGGGAGACGGTTCAAGAAACGTATGGAGGGCAAGGACGGTTCAGGTATGTTGGAAATTTCTGTTAACAGTACCTCTATAATGGCACGATTATgtcattcacattcacagtgtTTACAGATTTATCCTTTTTTagtaatcatttttttaaataattttttttgtgatgtttcAGTGGTACTGCTTATATGCTGCTGTACAGGACACTGAGCTCAGAGGCAGCCCAGGAATCCCTACGAAGAAGTTAAAGCGTCTTTAAATCAAACTACATGAAATTAAGTAAAGGGCTACACTACAGAC
Coding sequences within:
- the usp18 gene encoding ubl carboxyl-terminal hydrolase 18 isoform X1; this encodes MGMTSSTRFPFCDMKRDFSVRGLSNCSLSCCINALLQSFAATPELQKVLSRWQPSKESDVYNVPLELKRALEAMKDHSQARPHQRFLECLHYNHICRLTQHDADEVFHAILNLIQKQMSDQQIELPQSRGLRMTERLDCLFCRILLQAAEITNLFKIEVEGRSRCLECENVHRVPTFFLRLPLHLHDGENTLEDCLKMFFESQKLEGSEAFYCVRCERKTPTDQGQKLVSLPSILCIHLKRFRSNRDFTKKLNTKVSFPETINMAEMLPEERSKASESMYRLYAVIVHSGTAMTGHYTAYIYSKESKWCYVDDSNVTQVCWETVQETYGGQGRFSGTAYMLLYRTLSSEAAQESLRRS
- the usp18 gene encoding ubl carboxyl-terminal hydrolase 18 isoform X2; this encodes MGMTSSTRFPFCDMKRDFSVRGLSNCSLSCCINALLQSFAATPELQKVLSRWQPSKESDVYNVPLELKRALEAMKDHSQARPHQRFLECLHYNHICRLTQHDADEVFHAILNLIQKQMSDQQIAAEITNLFKIEVEGRSRCLECENVHRVPTFFLRLPLHLHDGENTLEDCLKMFFESQKLEGSEAFYCVRCERKTPTDQGQKLVSLPSILCIHLKRFRSNRDFTKKLNTKVSFPETINMAEMLPEERSKASESMYRLYAVIVHSGTAMTGHYTAYIYSKESKWCYVDDSNVTQVCWETVQETYGGQGRFSGTAYMLLYRTLSSEAAQESLRRS